Part of the Paenibacillus terrae HPL-003 genome is shown below.
CACGTACACTTACACATTTAATGGGGATGGGTATTCGCCATGTTGCGATGTATCCTGCAGTCGAGATGCTTAGTGAGGAAGACTTTGAGAAGTATGCACAAGAATTCACCAAATTGGTTGTGCACTTTGAATCTTTGCTTCAGGCTAAAAAATATGGGGAAGCACGTCAAATATCGAACATTCTAAAATACTTGAAGATGATTCATTCTTCTTCTAAGCGAGATTATTTTTGTGGGGCGGTCTCGCATATGCTTGCCGTTGATGTGCATGGTAATCTTTATCCTTGTCAACGATTTGTTAATGAAAAGAATTATTCTTTAGGGAATGTAAGAGAAGGGGTGGATGTAAGAAAGAAGAGTGGCATGCTTAGTGAGATGCGTTTAGAGAAGAGAACTGTATGCGGAGAATGTTGGGCTAAGAACCTATGTGGTGGAGGTTGTCCTCAAGAAAATATGGTGCTTAGTGGTTCGATTAATGAGCCAGTGGATAGATATTGTAATTTTACTCGCAGTGCAATAATGGATTGTATGAAATTGTATTTACGATTAACTAAAGAAGACAAGAAAAACCTGTTCTCTGCTAAGCGGCAGCAAGAACAACTATTGGAGGATGTGTCATTTGACTATTGATATTCGAGGTTTATGTAAGTCATATGGTTCTCACCAAGTGCTTAACGAGCTTCATTTTCACATTGATAATGGTATATTCGGACTGCTCGGAGACAATGGGGCAGGTAAGACCACTTTAATGAAAATTCTTGCCACTTTACTTGGATTCGACCGAGGGGAAGTTGAAATATTCGGTCATTCTTTGAAAAAAGAACCGGATGCTATTCGTTCTTTACTGGGGTACTTGCCACAGCATTTTGATTTTTTTCCAAATGTAACGATTATGGAATCTATGAACTATTTTGCGGCTTTAAAAGGTATTCAAGGTAAGCGTCATATTCAAGAGGAGACATCACAGCGATTAATTGAGGTGGGACTTATCGATCAAGTTCATAAAAAAATAAAACAGCTGTCTGGGGGAATGAAGCAGCGCTTAGGAATTGCCCAAGCTATGTTAGGACAGCCTAAGTTGTTAATTGTTGATGAGCCGACGGTTGGACTGGACCCCAAAGAACGAATTGCTTTTCGAAACTTGCTTCAGAATTATGGAGAAGACCGGATTATATTGTTATCTACTCATATTGTTCCTGACGTTTCGAGTACATGTGATAAACTACTCATTTTAAAGGAAGGCCGTTGTCTGTATCAAGGGGCTATAGACGATATGATTCGAACTGTTGAAGGTAAAGTATGGTTGGCTGATGTTGGTAAGCGTCAATTGGAACAATTAAGCCAACAAGCTCGAATCACCTCCATTGTGCGGAAGGAAGGAAGAATTCAGGCTCGCTTATTGTGTAACCGCCCTCCAGATTGCTGTACAGAAGTCACACCCGAAACGGCTAATCTTGAGGATGCGTATCTGTACATTTCCGATCCGGAGGAGAGTTAACAGAATGGGACAAGTAACCAGAGCCCTGGTTCAATTTGAAGTTTTGCTTATGAAGAAAAGTGTAGTGTTTTTTATAGCACTAACGTTCTCTAGTTTGTTAATTCCTTTATTTTTATATCTGGGAGCAGGGAATAAGAATAACGAGTTATGGATATTTTTGCATCATGGACAAATGTTCTTTACCATATTACTAATGCCGTTAATGTATTCTGTTCTTTATGATGGCGAGAAGCAAAAAATGATCTCTTCTGTTATTATGCCTAAATTGCATACAGGAGCTCAATATTTTTATTGTAAGAGTTGTGTATTATGGGGAGTGGTTTGCTTATTTCAGTTTGTCGCTTTAGCTATGATTTGCGTAGTTCAATGGACGACTCATGGTAAGGCTCCATTCTTGACACTGTTTCCTCTAACAGCAGCGAGTGTGGCAACTATAGGTTTTTCTGTTCAAGTCACCGTCATATTGAACCTGCTATTACGCAAACAACTGTATGTGAATATTATAATGCTTGTCTATCTTTTAACCAGTATTACTATTAATTTGCCCTACATATCCATCTGGTTTAATCCAGATTGGATTACTTCTAACTTTTTCACATGGTCGTTTACTTTCGGACGAATATTCCTATTTTTACTTGCGTGGGTATTGATGAAAGTCAGTAATCATCTATGGATGGCGAGGGTACAAGAATGAATGGAATTATAGCTCGTTTCTGGCTGCAACTCTTACTCCGAAGAGAACAAGCAGTGACCTTGCTCGTTTCCTTAAGTGTGGTTATTTTATTCAATTTATTTATGCATGAAGGTATCGCAATAACTTATAGTGTTAATTTGTTGTTTGTGGCTTTCTTTTCTTTGCAGATTGCGAGTATACATAAACGTAATCATACAGAACCGTTCTTATATATTTCTGTTTTACCTACTTATCGTCTAATCACTTACCAGTTTTATATTTCCTTAATACTTACGTTTCCTCTTTTGCTCATGATGTCAGGACTTTTATGGAAATCATTCGCTGATGTATCATTATGGAATTTGCTGCTTATTGTTCTTTCTTCCGTTATATTTGCAATAATGTCAGGGATTTTTGTGGGACAGATAGTGAAACATTTTGGGCTTGCTTTTACTATATTAATTTCTGTTTATCTTCCTATGGGTTTAATGGCTTGGTCTTATAATGAGAAGTTCCGATATATTTCACCTATAGTGAATATATTCAACCCCTATATGATCAACTGGCGAAATCTCATTGGACTCTTAGGTTGTAGTTTATTATTTTACGGATTAGGCACATTGTTATCCAGTCGGCGCGGAGGCGGCAAAAAGTCTTTAATTCCTTGGATCAGTACGGTCCTGGCCTGTTGTCTACTACTCGGTGTGTGGGGATATGAAGGCATGTTTAATCAGAAGATGCGCGCTACAACATTTCAAATGGTTAAAGTAGGACAAACACAAGTAGAGTATAAGGGGATTAGCTCGTATCAGGCGAAGCAATTTGCTACCCTCTTTGAAACGCTGTATCAAGTGGCTAAGAAAAAGGAGACACACCCGGTTCGCTATACCTTGGAAATCACCCGAATACACTCCATGTCATCGTTCGAGCCGAAAATAATAGTGCAAAATCATAATAAACTTCAAATCAATATTTATTCAAATAAGCTTTTAGAGTTCAATTTCGGGATGGATTGGGCGAGTAAGTGGATTGATTACATTTTGCCGCAATCACCCCACTTGTCCAATGAGCAAGTTGAAGCTTTTAGGCACATCAAAAGTGACATTGTTCTGGAAGTTCGCAGAAGAAATCCCGCGCATGTCTATACACTTCAGGGCGACTGAGAGCTAAATTAGCGAGATTTCGTGAAGAACCGATAATAGTAGATATAAAAGAAAGGGATGGAATGAATGGAACGTGAGGCAGACCATTTGAATATAAGAGCTATATTTCATTCATTCCAATATTGGCCGAAGTTATCTAAATTATTATGGAGTACAGAACCTATGTATTTTATTATCATCATTATTGGTTACCTTCTAAAAGGAATACTCCCGATTGCCAACCTTCTTTCCATACAGTATTTGGTTTCTGAAATAGAGACTAGATCATTATCGCATACGCTTCAAATAAGCGCAGTGTTCCCCTTAATTCTCGTGATGTTTTGTGGTCTGCTCATTTCAAGTTTAATTGAGTATTCTGATAAACTATTCCAGATCGCTCTGATAAATCAATTGCAAACATTAATAGTATTACAAACATCAACATTTAATCTTGCGGATTTTGAAAATCCGCAAGTACATAATCAACTCAAAAGAGTACAGAATGACTCGATAGATAGGCCTATCCAGATCTATAAAGAACTCATTAATTTCTTAAGTTCCATGGTCACGTTATGCTCTAGCATTGCCATTTTAATAGCGTTCAGATGGTGGATTTTACTCATTCTCATCGTTTCCCCACTAGCATCCTTTTATTCTTTACTGAGGTTCACACAAATCCAATATGTAGCCAAGAAGAAACGGGCTCCTTTACAACGCAAATCCAGGTATATAAATTACTTGTTAACTAATGAAAAGTCTTTTAAAGAAATCGTATTGTATCAACTTAGTGATTACTTTACAGCAAAATATAAGAGCATTTTTGATATTTTCTATAAAGAGGATAAGTATTTAGCAAAAAAACGTATCAATTTATATTTGTCTTTTCAAGTAATAAGTACATTATTTATAGCCATTGCTTTGATAATGATCATACAAATATCATGGCAAGAAAAATTACTTGTTGGCAGTATTTATGCATTAGTTCAAGCAGTATTATTAACTAATCAAAATATAAATACGGTATCTCAAGGGTTGATTTCATTGTGTGATCATAATCTGTATCTAGATGAATTATTCGCTTTTTTTAACATAAATCATAAACAAGAGAATTCTGGTATGCTGCTAAGAGAATCAGGTGTACGAGCTGATGCAACAATAGAATGCATAGAATTTAAAAATGTTTCATTTGCCTACCCAGATCAAAAAGAATTAGCTCTCAAAGATGTAAGCTTTAAAATGAAGCGTGGAGAATCCCTTGCTCTAGTTGGCAGAAACGGGTCAGGAAAGACAACAGTAATAAAACTTTTAACGGGATTATATGAAGATTTTAAAGGAGATATTTTAATCAATTCTATCTCAATCCGGAATTATAACAAAGAAACGCTTTACGACAGAATAGGCGTTATATTTCAAGATTTTGTTCAATTCGATTTTTCAGTAAGAGAAAATATAGGCTTTGGCAGTATAGGACATCTTGAGCTTGATGCTAGGATATGGGAATCGGCGCAACTTACAGGAGTAGATAAGGTAATACGAGATTTGCCTAATCAATTGGAACAACAGCTAGGAAGGAATTTTGAAGGAGGCATACAGCTTTCTGGAGGGCAATGGCAAAAAATAGCGATATCCAGGGCGCTCTTCAAAGATGCTGACGTTTATGTATTAGATGAGCCTAGTTCATTTCTTGATCCAGAATCAGAAAAACAAGTATTTCGACAATTTCAAAATTTTATTAATGATAGACTGTGCCTCTACATCTCTCATCGCTATACCTCTGTTTTATATGCAGATAAAATTTTAGTTCTGGACAAGGGCCAGATTGTAGAAGAAGGAACCCACCAAGAACTAATTAAAAGTCGAGGGCTTTACTATGACTTATTTTCTGATGAAATTAATACATTCCAAGAAGCGCTAGTTACTAATGATGCACGCTAACTGTGTATAGAGATTCTGCCAAACAGTTGGATTGCGAACAATAATGTTTTTACCTTACGAGAAGTATACTATGTAGAGTATCTCGTGAATACTAATCAAAGTCACAATACAAACAGCGGAGCTTCTCTTTGAAAGAGGGGCTCCGCTGTTTTTGCTTTACATAGACATATTTATATATGAGTTAGACAATATTGATGGGATAATGTACGAATTTTTCTTTTCAGTCTGTAGATACGAGTCGTTGTAGCCGTAACCGAAATATTATATTTGACAGCGAGGAAGGGTACAGGCAGTTGTCGACAAAAGTAGTCCTGATAGAGCGTATATTCGTTTTTTGAAAGCTGCATCAGTATGTTAACGATAACCTTATCTTCCATATTTACGAGATTAAATATGATTTTTGCCATTCTTGAAAATTGGAATTGATGTATATGATTGGAACATACGAAAATCATTTATCTTTTTATCCGTCCAAAGGGGGCTTGAACAAATGCCGACCACGATGGTTATCGACTGTTGCAAAGAGGATCAGTACAGAGGTAGTTCCAGATGCTTTTACAGAAAAATTTGTGAACTTTATCTGAGTGAGGTATATCGTTTCTGTATGCATTTAATCAAGAATCAGTCTTGCTTTAAATTTATGGCAGAAGAATGTACACAAGATACTTTTGTAGCAGCAAGGCAGCAATTGGTCAAGCTCAAACATCACCCCAATGTAAAAGGTTGTCTGTACCTTACGGCTAAAAATCTCATATATAAATCATTTAGGTGCTACTATACACAAAAAAAGCATGAAACTACGCTTGAATGTGAGAAGATATGTAGTTTTTCAAATTCGGTAGAGGAGGAGTGGGAGAATCGAAGGCTAAGGACTATTATGTTCAGATATACTTCCGGATGTTTCATTATAGAAAGCCGTCTGCAGGCATGCCACTGGAGGCGCATCATGGGGGACCGTGCGTGCCGGGCGTCCAACGCCTGTTTGCCGATGTAAATGGAAATCTGTATCCGTGTGAGCGGGTAAGCGAGCAGTCTGAGGTGGTTCAGATTGGAAATGTAGGTTCAGGCTTTGATGTGGATAAAATCAGTCAAATATTAAATGTTGGCACCATTACGGAAGATGCCTGTAAAATTTGCTGGAATTTCCGCTTCTGTACGCTATGCGTCGCTGTGGCAGACGATTTGCACACATTATCCAGAGAAATGAAGCTGAACCACTGTTCTGTAGTGAAAAATGATGTAAGACATACTTTACTGGACTTTTGCATGCTGAATGAGCTTGGATACGATTTTTCTGATGATACGATAGCCCTTGTGAGAAATTTAAATTTATTGGGCAGATACAGTGAGGTCGCACTTATTTCCTTTAAGGGATCGGGCATGATCGGGAAGGATGCCTGTGTAGCCGATAAGGGAACGGCTACGGGGCTCACGGTGAAACCGGAGTCTTGTCTGGAGCAAGAGCTGGAGCAGTGCGATGACGTCTTGTTGGTGCGTTCGAATTTTAAACTGGACATCACGGAGCTCTATCTGCCACTGATTATTAAGGCCATGAAGCTCGGGAAAAAAGTAATGTGTAATTTCATTTTACCGGATGAATGCATGAATATCATCGATCAGTATCGGAATCATGAAAGCAAGCTCACGTTAAAAAATACATTCGATATATTTACCAAGGGACTTACTGCCCCGGACCCGGCTTCGGTATTCACGATTTCTTTACGCCAGTCATTTTTATACTGGGCTTAAATGAGCGGACAAACAAGCTTGGACTCCAGTTTGCTGTTCGACAGAAGCTTGAGGCGGCAGGATATCGGATTTCCCAGATGACGTCGAACGGGTGCGGGGAACTGGTCGGTGCTCATTCCTTTCCGCAATTTATGCTGGAGAGTGGGCTGACGGAGACCCAGAAGATTATTATGTTCAATCGTTTTCTGAAAAAAATAGAGCAAAGCGAGAAGCCTGATCTTATACTCGTAGGCATTCCGGGAGGGGTAGTACCATATAACAATACCTTCACGAATTATTTTGGTATTACATCTTTTCTGGCATCAAGGGCTGTCGTACCTGACGGTCTGATCTGCTGTCTTCATTATGATGAGTACAACACTCAGTATCTGGAGCATGTGCAAAAGTATCTTGAAAATCGTTTTTCTTCATCTTTATTGGGATATGCCTTGTGTAACAATGTATTTGACAGCTATTCTTCCTCTACTGTGAATATGCAATATTCTTCTGTGGATAGCCGATTTGTCGAAGAGAAGAAGCGGGAGTTTTCTGATTATCCTGTACCCATAATGAACCTGTCCAATGATGACGACATCGGAAAGATGGCTGATCATATTTTGAATTATTTTTCAAGTGAGCAGAATCTTATTAAGTTGTAACGGAGGAGAGAACATGAATGGAACGCAGGATGTTGTGGAGTTGGAACTGGAAAATATCTTTTTGAAACTTTTTGAAATCAGGCTAAATGAGGTAGACATCGGCGCTCCACTGCTTGGTTCGGGAATGAGACTACTTCCGCGTGATTTGGTATACCTCTTCTTTGAAGTAGAAAAAAGCTTTGCTATTCAGATTTCACAGGAACGAATATCGGAGGGCTGTTTCCTTACATATGATCGTTTGCTGGAGACTGTAAGGGAATGTATAAACGAACAGAGGAGTTGAATATTTTGTGAAATATCTGAATAAATAGTAGACAATGGCCGATATAATAATAGAAATAACTTTTTTTAGGATATAAATATATGAATTGGAGGTTTCGGGATGAATGTATCCATTGCGTCATCTCATCGAGGGTCGTCTTTTACGGCAAATCACAATCGTTCGGGATCCGCTCAGAATGATCGAACAGAAAGGAATAGTATAGCAAGGCCGCAGAACAAGGTGCTTGAACGACTGATGGAGCAAAAACAAAATCTGATTGATAGGCGTTCTGATTACTTGAGTAATGCGGTCAAGCGAGGAGCCAGTCCAGATAATATAAAAGCTGACCTTGAGGAAATGGATAAGCAGATTCAACAAATGGACGAGGCTATTCAGAAACAGACGCTTGAAGAACGACGCAAGGCTTTAGGTACAGATGAGGAGAGCAAAAAAGAGATTGAAAAGGGATTGGCAGAGAAAACAGAGCAATATAATCCCAAGACAGCTGAAGAGCAAAAACAGAGTTTTTTCACATACACGATGAAGGGTATTGTCTCTGCAAACAATGAGCTGAAGATGGCGAAAGTAACCAAAATGGCTCAAATCACATTGCAAAGCGAGGCGAAGGGGTGGGAGAACAGCGACCCTGCAAAATCTGCGGCCTTGCGAGAGAAGGCAGAGGGGCTTAATAGCAAAATCCTGGATATAGCCGGAGCTGTCAATGAGCATATTACCGAAGCGCTGCAAAGGGAACAACCGATTACCCGTGAAGATAATCAAAGTGATGAGGAAAAACAGCGTGTAGAGGCAGAGGGAGTGTGGACTGAGCAAGAGCTCAATGCTTACTCGGATTCGGCTAAAGGAAAGACAGAAGCGGTCGGCACGAATGTTAATACTGTAGCTTAACACATTCCTGTCTTCCCTAATTTCTGCTTGATAGACTAGGAAGACAAAGTAGCGGCGGTCGTTTCTTGGCACTGTAGTGATTAGTGGCAATCCTCAAAATAGTTTCCGTGGTGATACACGGAAACTATTTTATTATCGGGGGAAACGGGGAGTGGGAAGAGTGAATTCTAAGATTCATGTAGCGATTATTGACGACGGAGTTACTGCGGAAGTCTTCAATACAAATATGTTGTATGATATTGAAATGGTCTCTTCATTACCAATTCATTTTCAAACATCCACAAGTGCTGCCCAAGACAAGCCCCTGGAAGACGAACGACAGAATACGTACATGATGAACCATGGGACATTATGTGCAGGTATTGTACAAGCCTATTTTCCGAATGCAGTGATAAGTAGTGTTAAAATATTGAAACAAAGGAAAGGAAATGCTGATCAACTTTGTGCTGCCCTGCGCTGGTGTGTAAAACACGGGGTACAGGTAGCCAATATCAGTCTGGGAAGTACCGATTTTCGGGATCGTACCTTATTGCGGGAAGTGGTGAATGAAGTTGCGGCCGCAGGGCTTATTATGGTAAGTGCCGCACACAATGGCGGTTTTCTCACTTATCCTGCTTCCTTCAGCAATGTGATTGGAGTAGAATGTGACCGAAGCGGGAACCTTGCTGCAGGTCAATACAGGTATAACCTTGAGGCGGCCTTCGGTGGTGGAATTGAATTCACGGCTTTTGCTAGACATGCCCTTACAGACGTGTTAGGAGGGACAGTGTTGTGCCCTAACAGCAACAGCTATGCAGCCCCGCTAATCACGGCACAGGTATGTATGTTATTGCAGAGCTCTAAGTGTATTTATTCTATAGAGTTGCTTAAGAACGAATTGCAGGAACATAGCTGTAATCTGGTGCAAGCCTCCCGTTTACCAGTGCAACGGTACAGAAATCCAGATTGGATTCAGTGTGCGTTTGTATTTAAAGCAGGTGCTGCTACCTGTACAGTGGCACCGTATTATTTTCAGATTCAACGTGAAATTCTGATCTCCTCTCAAGAGGCTGTTCCTGTGATCAAAGCGGTGCTCGTGCAGGAGCATGAGCAACAGCGGACAACCATAGAGGTTGGGAAATACATAGAGCAAACGGAGAGTATAACCGATACCCTCATTTTATTGGGGCACATGGATGCGGTTACCCTTCGGCAAGTGAGTCAATTGGCTATTCAGTACGGTAAGCATGTGGTTTATGCAGGTGAATGGCAGTGCGATATCCCCACGATGGGCTTTTTCTCCCGTCAATTGCGCTTATGGCATGGAGAGGTCGGCCTACAGAGAGAACTGGAGAAGTATAAGGAAGGAAAGTCTCTTGAAATTCCGTTTGTCGCTATTTATTATGACGGGGAAATGGACATATTTTATTTTCTGCATTTGCTGAAAATGTCTTTTGTCCGGGATGGATATCATTGTTGGGTTGCAATGGATCAGTCCAGAGCTGTATTGCATGATATGGAATACATTTGCTTTTCTCGTACTGTAAATAGAATGGAGGAGCTTGTATGCTGTTGTAATAAGACCGCCTCCATGGCTCATGCGGATGTTGTTATTCTTTGTCTGGAGGCCCGTCAGGGTTTGGATGGGTTGAGGAAACAGAACTCACCGGATACAGAGCTGGAGCTTTGGTTGCAAACAACTGAAGGATCAGAAGCTATCCGAATTTCTATAGTAAGTAATAATAAACTTCTGGAGAAAAGGACGCTCCAAGGTTTAAATGTGGAGGCTATAGACGCTCTGTATAAATATATAGAGTATGTGCTGGTCAATTAATATATGATTATCAGAATTAAGGGGATGTTTAGTTCTCATATCAAAATAACTACAGGTTAAATAAAAAGAGAGCACCAGCCTAAAGGTACTCTCAGTCAATTAACATTCCTATTATTTGGGTAATATTTTCTATAATTGAATGGATTTAATTTCTTGTTCAGTTAATCCGGTAGCCTTTGCAATAGTTGCTATGTCCAGACCCATGGAAAGCATATTTTTGGCGATATTCTTTTTCTCATCTTCTTTACCTTTGGTTAAACCTTTCTCCAAACCTTTCGCCATACCGACAGATTCTGCTCTATCGAGCATGGACGCTTCATCGTGTAGGTATTTCTGCCGAGCTTCATACAAACGTCTTGCTTCCGAATCTTGACTCAAAAATTGCAGCGTGTCCATGGCTTTTTCCAATCCTGGTTCGTTCATTTTTAAAACCTCCCATTTGGATGGATCTGCGCCTTTGAGAAACAACAGCCAGTTGATAAGCTCTTCTTTTCCGAATGATACTGTTTTGGGGGTTCACAACATAATCTTAGGGTAAAAACCAACCTAGGATGTGTATTCCATGAACGATAGCTCATTTTCCCCCCGAACCTTTGAAAAACCTAATTTTCTGATACTCCTTGTGGATGAGGAACGGTATCCTGCCGTTTATGAAAACCAGGAAATCAAAGAATGGAGCAGACAAAATCTTATTACGCAAGGACTCTTGAGGTCTCACGGGCTGGAGTTTCATAGGCATTATATTGGAAGTGCTGCATGTAGCCCCAGCAGGACAACCTTGTTTACCGGCCATTATCCGTCACTCCATGGTGTAACTCAGACAGATGGGGTGGCCAAGGGGGCATTCGACTCCGATATGTTCTGGCTGGATAGAAACACAGTGCCTACGATGGGAGATTACTTTCGCGCAGCCGGATACCAAACTTATTATAAAGGAAAATGGCATATATCCGATGAGGATATTATCATGCCGGGTACGCACAAAGCCCTCCCTAGCTATCATCCGCTGACGGGAGTACCCGACAGAAAACGGGAAGCCATATATGATCGAGCCGACCGCTTGGATAACTTCGGCTTTTCGGGGTGGATCGGTCCGGAGCCGCATGGGAGAAACCCACGAAATTCCGGTTCTTCCGCCGCTTTCGGTTTAAGTGGGAGAGACGAGGTGTATGCTGCGGATACCGCCCAGCTTATTGAAGCCCTCGACCGCCAGAAAGAACATGACAACCATACCAAGCCTTGGTTAGTCGTAGCTTCATTTGTGAATCCGCATGATATTGTATTATATGGAGCTATTACTGCGCAGTTGCCTATGTTTCGATTTGAGGTGGAACCGATGCCAGCAGTCGCGCCTCCTCCAACTATCAACGAATGGCTGGCTACAAAGCCACGCTGTCAAGCAAGCTATCGGGATATTTACCCTAGAGCGTTACAGCCCATTATTGATCAGCCCTTTTACCGAAAGCTGTACTATCAGTTGCAAAAAAATGCAGACCATCAGATGCTTAAGGTATTTGAAGCACTGACCCGTTCTTCTTTTTACGATAATACCATTGTGATTTTTACATCCGATCATGGAGATCTGCTAGGTGCTCATGGCAATCTTCATCAAAAATTTTACTGTGCCTACGAAGAGATTGTGCATGTGCCTTTAGTTATCCATAACAAACATCTGTTTCCTCAATATAAAAGCGAACACACTCTGACAAACCACGTAGATCTCCTGCCTACCTTGCTTGGACTAGCGAATGCTGACAGCACTGCGATCCAGAGCAGCCTGCAAAACAGCTTTAGCGAAGCCCGTCCCTTGGTGGGACGTAATCTTACTCCTGTTATCCGAGGCCAGAACCCAAGTGAAATAGCTGACCAGCCGGTTTATTTTATGACCGACGACGATGTGACCCGAGGCCAGCGGCAGATCAATATACTGGGAGAGGCATATCCGTCTGTTGTTCAGCCCAATCATATCGAGACGGTCATTACGACCCTGCAAAGAGAGGGTGTTAAGGAGTTGTGGAAGTTTACCCGCTATTTTGACAGTACTCAATTCTGGAGTCAACCAGG
Proteins encoded:
- a CDS encoding sulfatase-like hydrolase/transferase, which translates into the protein MNDSSFSPRTFEKPNFLILLVDEERYPAVYENQEIKEWSRQNLITQGLLRSHGLEFHRHYIGSAACSPSRTTLFTGHYPSLHGVTQTDGVAKGAFDSDMFWLDRNTVPTMGDYFRAAGYQTYYKGKWHISDEDIIMPGTHKALPSYHPLTGVPDRKREAIYDRADRLDNFGFSGWIGPEPHGRNPRNSGSSAAFGLSGRDEVYAADTAQLIEALDRQKEHDNHTKPWLVVASFVNPHDIVLYGAITAQLPMFRFEVEPMPAVAPPPTINEWLATKPRCQASYRDIYPRALQPIIDQPFYRKLYYQLQKNADHQMLKVFEALTRSSFYDNTIVIFTSDHGDLLGAHGNLHQKFYCAYEEIVHVPLVIHNKHLFPQYKSEHTLTNHVDLLPTLLGLANADSTAIQSSLQNSFSEARPLVGRNLTPVIRGQNPSEIADQPVYFMTDDDVTRGQRQINILGEAYPSVVQPNHIETVITTLQREGVKELWKFTRYFDSTQFWSQPGVRDVSMRPVGDHTCGQYSQWATQVKTKPARDEYELYNLTNDPLETCNLAHPAFATQQTRSVQQQMMHLLEEQRKQKRLYPAQSGIW